Proteins encoded by one window of Cuniculiplasma divulgatum:
- a CDS encoding D-glycero-alpha-D-manno-heptose-1,7-bisphosphate 7-phosphatase, whose product MARKALFIDRDGTINRDCPYCHDLKDLYVYDDAVQIMKEYEEKGYLIIIITNQSGINRGYFTENEFHLFQNELLKRLKDKGVNVDKTYYCPHRPEENCNCRKPNIGMIQKAMEDFDIDIKNSVIMGDRDDMEGEMGRKLRIEYIILKR is encoded by the coding sequence ATGGCTAGAAAAGCACTCTTTATTGACAGGGACGGAACCATAAACAGGGACTGCCCATACTGCCATGATCTTAAGGATCTGTATGTTTATGATGATGCTGTTCAGATCATGAAGGAATATGAAGAAAAGGGATATCTAATCATAATCATAACAAACCAGTCAGGAATTAACAGGGGTTATTTTACAGAAAATGAATTTCATTTATTCCAGAATGAATTGCTTAAAAGACTGAAAGATAAAGGTGTAAATGTTGACAAAACATATTACTGCCCCCATAGACCTGAGGAGAACTGCAACTGCAGGAAGCCTAATATTGGAATGATCCAGAAGGCCATGGAAGATTTTGATATAGATATCAAAAATTCTGTAATAATGGGCGACAGGGATGATATGGAAGGAGAGATGGGGAGAAAGCTAAGAATAGAATACATTATATTGAAAAGGTAA